From Strigops habroptila isolate Jane chromosome 10, bStrHab1.2.pri, whole genome shotgun sequence, one genomic window encodes:
- the LOC115613998 gene encoding protein transport protein Sec23A isoform X4 produces the protein MATYLEFIQQNEERDGVRFSWNVWPSSRLEATRMVVPLACLLTPLKERLDLPPVQYEPVLCSRPTCKAVLNPLCQVDYRAKLWACNFCFQRNQFPPAYAGISEVNQPAELMPQFSTIEYIVQRGPQMPLIFLYVVDTCLEEEDLQALKESLQMSLSLLPADALVGLITFGRMIQVHELSCEGISKSFVFRGTKDLTAKQIQDMLGLSRPAVPIQQGRPLQAPEQPVISSRFLQPVHKVDMNLTDLLGELQRDPWPVTQGKRPLRSTGVALSIAVGLLEGTFPNTGARIMLFTGGPPTQGPGMVVGDELKMPIRSWHDIEKDNARFMKKATKHYETLANRAAANGHCIDIYACALDQTGLLEMKCCANLTGGHMVMGDSFNTSLFKQTFQRVFNKGFNGEFRMAFGACLDVKTSRELKIAGAIGPCISLNAKGPCVSESELGIGGTSQWKICSLDPSTTLAIYFEVVNQHNAPIPQGGRGAVQFVTQYQHSSTQKRIHVTTIARNWADAQSQLQHIEAAFDQEAAAVLMARLGVYRAESEEGPDVLRWLDRQLIRLCQKFGQYSKDDPNSFRLSESFSLYPQFMFHLRRSPFLQVFNNSPDESSYYRHHFARQDLTQSLIMIQPILYAYSFHGPPEPVLLDSSSILPDRILLMDTFFQIVIYLGETIAQWQKAGYQEMPEYENFKHLLQAPLDDAQEILQTRFPMPRYIHTEHGGSQARFLLSKVNPSQTHNNLYAWGQESGAPILTDDVSLQVFMDHLKKLAVSSAA, from the exons ATGGCGACGTACCTGGAGTTCATCCAGCAAAATGAGGAGCGTGATGGTGTGCGTTTCAGCTGGAATGTGTGGCCGTCCAGTAGGCtggaggccacgaggatggttGTGCCCCTGGCCTGTCTTCTGACCCCGCTGAAGGAGCGTCTTGACCTGCCACCTGTGCAGTATGAGCCGGTGCTTTGTAGCAGGCCAACTTGCAAAGCAGTGCTCAACCCACTCTG CCAAGTTGACTATCGGGCCAAGCTCTGGGCTtgtaacttctgttttcagagaaatcag ttcCCTCCAGCATACGCAGGCATATCTGAAGTCAATCAACCTGCAGAGCTTATGCCTCAGTTTTCAACAATTGAATATATCGTGCAG CGAGGTCCACAGATGCCATTGATCTTCCTGTATGTTGTCGACACGTGCTTGGAAGAGGAGGACTTGCAGGCACTGAAGGAGTCCCTCCAGATGTCCCTGAGTCTGCTCCCTGCTGATGCTCTGGTGGGGCTGATCACTTTTGGCAGAATGATCCAGGTTCATGAGCTGAGCTGTGAAGGGATTTCCAAGAGCTTCGTGTTTAGGGGCACAAAGGACCTGACAGCTAAGCAAATACAG GATATGCTTGGGCTTTCAAGGCCAGCTGTGCCCATTCAACAGGGAAGACCTCTTCAGGCTCCAGAGCAACCTGTTATTTCAAGCAG GTTTCTGCAGCCAGTACATAAGGTTGACATGAATTTAACAGATCTGCTTGGAGAACTGCAAAGGGACCCATGGCCAGTGACCCAGGGAAAGAGGCCTTTACGTTCCACTGGAGTAGCTCTTTCGATTGCAGTTGGCTTACTGGAG ggCACATTTCCAAACACGGGGGCCAGAATAATGCTGTTTACAGGTGGGCCACCAACACAAGGACCAGGCATGGTGGTAGGAGATGAACTGAAAATGCCCATCCGTTCTTGGCACGACATAGAGAAGGACAATGCAAGGTTCATGAAGAAGGCCACCAAA CACTATGAGACCCTGGCTAATCGTGCTGCAGCCAACGGGCATTGCATCGACATCTATGCCTGCGCCTTGGATCAGACTGGACTGCTGGAGATGAAGTGTTGTGCAAACCTCACTGG aggACACATGGTGATGGGAGACTCCTTCAACACTTCTCTCTTCAAGCAGACCTTCCAGCGAGTATTTAACAAAGGATTCAATGGAGAATTTCGGATGGCTTTTGGTGCATGTTTGGATGTGAAG ACCTCTAGGGAGCTGAAAATTGCAGGAGCTATTGGACCGTGCATATCCCTGAATGCTAAAGGGCCCTGTGTCTCTGAAAGC GAGCTTGGAATTGGAGGAACATCTCAATGGAAAATTTGTAGCCTGGATCCCAGCACAACTCTGGCCATTTACTTTGAAGTGGTAAATCAG CACAACGCCCCGATACCTCAGGGAGGCAGAGGGGCAGTGCAGTTTGTCACTCAGTATCAACACTCCAGTACGCAGAAACGCATTCATGTCACCACCATAGCCAGAAA TTGGGCAGACGCACAGAGTCAGCTCCAGCATATAGAAGCTGCGTTTGACCAagaggcagctgcagtgctgatggCACGACTGGGAGTGTACAGAGCTGAATCTGAGGAGGGACCTGATGTTCTGCGGTGGCTGGACAGACAGCTGATCAGACTG TGTCAGAAATTTGGACAATACAGCAAAGATGATCCCAACTCCTTCAGATTGTCAGAATCATTTTCTTTGTATCCCCAG TTCATGTTCCATCTGCGACGATCCCCATTCCTGCAGGTCTTCAATAACAGCCCAGATGAATCTTCTTACTACCGTCACCACTTTGCTAGGCAAGATCTGACCCAGTCTCTCATTATGATCCAGCCCATCCTTTATGCTTATTCTTTCCATGGCCCTCCTGAG cCAGTGCTTTTGGACAGCAGCAGTATTCTTCCTGACAGGATCCTACTGATGGATACTTTTTTCCAGATAGTTATCTACCTTGGTGAG ACTATTGCACAGTGGCAGAAAGCTGGTTACCAAGAGATGCCTGAATATGAAAACTTCAAGCACTTATTACAAGCCCCACTGGATGATGCCCAGGAAATCCTGCAGACCAGATTCCCGATGCCACGTTACATCCACACGGAACATGGGGGCAGTCAG GCGCGGTTCCTCTTGTCTAAAGTGAACCCTTCTCAGACCCACAATAACCTCTATGCATGGGGTCAG GAATCAGGAGCTCCAATCTTGACAGATGATGTTAGTCTCCAGGTATTCATGGACCACCTCAAAAAGCTGGCAGTTTCCAGTGCAGCTTGA